The Acinetobacter sp. GSS19 genome includes a region encoding these proteins:
- a CDS encoding polysaccharide biosynthesis protein yields MKDLIQSLAAWPRHRKQLFFMLLDGCVLPVLMWLVYAIRLATPMVDVMAGLSYWYMYVTVVGIAIFYLVGVYSAIVRAFNEDFLLRLSIATFIQIVALYAVKKLGLAFIPMSIPLMFGFLVFSWVWWSRATIRFVTTRTLQQKQHRKRVAIYGAGMAGQQIAAALNRSHEYIPVLFIDDKKSLQGRLLSGLRVFSPVKALAMLQKYQAEEILLAMPSATRGRKSEMIQFFDSAKVKIMELPGVTQLVDGQVHVSDIREVDIIDLLGRDPVPPKQELLEKNIKNKVVLVTGAGGSIGSELCRQIVKNQPKLLILYELSEFALYSIDKELQSSGVKILPVLGSVLNQNKLERLFSQYQVETVYHAAAYKHVPLVESNPFEGIHNTAVGTAKSVQAAVNQGVETFVLISTDKAVRPTNVMGASKRMAELYCQGLASTHPKTQISLVRFGNVLGSSGSVVPLFKKQIAQGGPITVTHPDVTRYFMTIPEAAQLVIQAGAMGTGGDVFLLDMGEPVKIADLARQMIRLSGLREFDRQTGQGDIAIEYTGLRPGEKLYEELLIDQENIETTPHQRILKSYEKSYAMAEISSIFERLEQYCGDESEVNEVISILEHYVDGYRKSGKIALI; encoded by the coding sequence GTGAAAGACCTGATCCAATCCCTTGCAGCGTGGCCACGACATCGAAAACAGCTGTTTTTTATGCTGTTGGATGGTTGTGTCCTACCAGTTCTGATGTGGTTGGTGTACGCCATTCGCCTTGCAACACCTATGGTCGATGTGATGGCGGGACTTTCTTACTGGTATATGTATGTCACGGTCGTCGGTATTGCGATTTTTTATCTGGTCGGTGTCTACAGTGCCATCGTCCGTGCCTTTAATGAAGATTTTCTGCTACGGTTGTCCATCGCCACATTTATACAGATTGTGGCTCTGTATGCCGTGAAAAAACTCGGTTTAGCCTTTATTCCGATGAGTATTCCACTCATGTTTGGCTTCCTGGTCTTTTCCTGGGTCTGGTGGAGTCGTGCCACGATCCGTTTTGTCACCACACGTACTTTGCAACAAAAACAGCATCGGAAACGGGTGGCAATTTATGGGGCAGGTATGGCGGGGCAGCAGATTGCGGCGGCATTAAATCGCTCGCATGAATATATTCCTGTCTTATTTATCGATGATAAAAAGTCCTTGCAAGGACGCTTGCTCAGCGGATTGCGGGTTTTTTCACCGGTTAAAGCGCTGGCGATGCTACAAAAATATCAGGCTGAGGAAATTCTACTGGCGATGCCTTCGGCGACCCGTGGCCGAAAAAGTGAGATGATCCAGTTCTTTGATTCGGCCAAAGTCAAAATCATGGAGCTGCCTGGAGTAACCCAGCTGGTCGATGGTCAGGTTCATGTCTCTGACATTCGCGAAGTGGATATTATTGATTTGCTAGGTCGTGATCCGGTGCCGCCAAAACAGGAGTTGCTGGAAAAAAATATTAAAAATAAAGTGGTACTAGTGACAGGCGCTGGCGGCTCGATTGGCTCGGAACTTTGCCGGCAAATTGTTAAAAATCAGCCCAAGCTTTTGATTCTTTATGAGCTATCAGAGTTTGCTTTGTACAGCATTGATAAAGAATTACAAAGTTCAGGGGTGAAAATTTTACCGGTCTTGGGGTCTGTACTGAATCAGAACAAATTGGAACGACTCTTTAGTCAATATCAGGTCGAAACGGTCTATCATGCAGCAGCTTATAAGCATGTGCCACTAGTAGAGAGTAATCCATTCGAGGGCATTCATAATACTGCGGTGGGCACAGCGAAAAGTGTACAGGCAGCGGTCAATCAGGGTGTAGAAACTTTTGTTCTGATTTCAACCGATAAAGCAGTGCGCCCAACCAATGTGATGGGTGCATCCAAACGGATGGCTGAGTTGTATTGTCAAGGATTGGCTTCTACCCATCCTAAAACCCAGATCAGTCTGGTTCGCTTTGGCAATGTGCTCGGTTCATCAGGTTCTGTTGTTCCGTTATTTAAAAAGCAAATTGCGCAAGGTGGTCCAATTACTGTTACTCATCCAGATGTGACACGTTACTTTATGACCATTCCGGAAGCGGCTCAGCTGGTGATTCAAGCCGGCGCGATGGGGACTGGAGGTGATGTATTTTTGCTCGATATGGGTGAACCTGTGAAAATTGCCGATTTGGCTCGACAAATGATCCGTTTAAGTGGTTTGCGGGAGTTTGACCGTCAGACTGGACAGGGTGATATCGCGATTGAATATACAGGACTACGTCCAGGTGAAAAACTTTATGAAGAGCTGTTGATTGATCAGGAAAATATTGAAACGACACCGCACCAGCGGATTTTGAAATCTTATGAAAAAAGTTATGCGATGGCAGAAATTTCTTCAATCTTTGAGCGCTTAGAGCAGTACTGTGGTGATGAGAGTGAAGTGAATGAAGTGATCTCTATTCTAGAACACTATGTTGATGGTTATCGCAAGAGTGGAAAAATTGCGTTGATTTAA
- a CDS encoding glycosyltransferase, with protein sequence MKGQKLAFFMRWAQGGGAERVMIALANQFAQAGYAVDFVFVNAQGKFIQDLDPRIQIVDLKAKRAAFAFWHFYRYLRHHQPATVISALNYINIFALLASLLMGSNKPKLIITEHGTLGATSQDLQGRARLVPKLMQWLYPFARHVVAVSNGVADDLAQQIALPRHKITTIYNPINFERIEQLKIQPLQHPWLGQDIPIVLGAGRLVDVKNFPLLIQAFLEVRKTRPCRLVILGEGKKRAELEQLIQASDYAEDIALLGFSDNPYQWMAQADVFVLSSHSEGLPTVLIEALACGVPVVSTDCPHGPREILQDGRYGTLVPVNHVQALAQAITAVLQYPEQYRVNAQPLFEQFQQQRAFQAYEQLLD encoded by the coding sequence ATGAAAGGACAGAAACTGGCATTTTTTATGCGCTGGGCGCAGGGCGGGGGCGCAGAACGGGTGATGATTGCACTGGCCAATCAGTTTGCGCAAGCCGGCTATGCCGTGGATTTTGTCTTTGTAAATGCCCAAGGCAAGTTTATTCAGGACTTGGATCCGCGTATTCAGATTGTGGATTTAAAGGCCAAGCGAGCTGCCTTTGCTTTCTGGCATTTCTATCGCTACTTACGCCATCATCAACCTGCAACCGTGATTTCTGCACTGAACTACATCAATATTTTTGCCCTTTTGGCCAGCCTGTTGATGGGATCAAATAAGCCGAAACTGATTATTACCGAGCATGGCACACTTGGGGCGACCAGTCAGGATCTGCAAGGTCGCGCACGTTTGGTGCCGAAACTGATGCAATGGCTGTACCCTTTTGCCCGGCATGTGGTAGCAGTATCCAATGGCGTGGCGGATGATCTGGCGCAGCAAATAGCGCTGCCCCGGCACAAGATCACCACCATTTACAATCCGATCAATTTCGAACGAATCGAGCAGTTAAAAATCCAGCCCTTACAGCATCCCTGGTTGGGGCAGGATATTCCGATTGTGCTCGGTGCTGGACGTTTAGTGGATGTGAAGAATTTTCCTTTACTGATCCAGGCTTTTCTGGAAGTCAGGAAAACTCGGCCTTGCCGTTTGGTGATTCTGGGCGAGGGTAAAAAACGTGCCGAACTGGAACAGCTCATACAGGCCAGTGATTATGCCGAAGATATTGCCCTGCTGGGTTTTAGTGACAACCCTTACCAGTGGATGGCTCAGGCCGATGTCTTTGTGCTGAGTTCGCATAGTGAAGGTTTGCCGACGGTGCTGATTGAAGCGCTGGCCTGTGGTGTGCCGGTGGTGAGCACCGACTGTCCGCATGGGCCGCGGGAAATTTTACAGGATGGTCGTTATGGAACTCTGGTGCCCGTCAATCATGTACAAGCTTTAGCTCAGGCCATTACAGCAGTGCTGCAATATCCTGAGCAATATCGAGTGAATGCCCAACCTTTGTTTGAGCAATTCCAGCAGCAACGTGCTTTTCAGGCCTATGAGCAACTGCTGGATTAA
- a CDS encoding sugar transferase: MLKRLFDILIASIALILLSPVLLLVAHKVKKNLGSPVLFRQVRPGLDGKPFEMIKFRTMKDAVDAQGNPLPDSERLTSFGKMLRSSSLDELPELWNVLKGDMSIVGPRPLLMEYLPLYNAEQAKRHNVRPGITGYAQVNGRNAISWEEKFRLDTWYVEHQSLWLDFKIMLKTVQKVIAKDDINAEGEATMSKFTGTKTDKVDD; this comes from the coding sequence ATGCTGAAACGTCTTTTCGATATCCTGATCGCCTCGATTGCACTGATCCTTCTGTCACCCGTTTTGTTGCTGGTGGCGCATAAAGTTAAAAAGAATTTGGGCTCTCCAGTCTTGTTCCGTCAAGTGCGCCCGGGTTTAGATGGTAAGCCCTTCGAGATGATCAAGTTCCGCACGATGAAAGATGCGGTCGATGCTCAGGGTAATCCGTTGCCCGATAGTGAGCGTTTAACGTCATTTGGTAAAATGTTGCGCTCCAGCAGTCTGGATGAATTACCTGAACTCTGGAATGTGCTCAAAGGCGACATGAGTATTGTCGGGCCACGTCCTTTACTGATGGAATATCTGCCGCTATACAATGCGGAGCAGGCCAAGCGTCATAATGTCCGTCCGGGAATCACTGGCTATGCTCAGGTCAATGGGCGTAATGCCATTAGCTGGGAAGAAAAATTCAGGCTAGACACCTGGTATGTGGAACATCAGTCGCTTTGGCTGGATTTTAAAATCATGTTGAAAACCGTGCAAAAAGTTATTGCCAAGGATGATATCAATGCCGAAGGCGAGGCCACGATGAGCAAATTTACCGGCACTAAAACGGATAAAGTAGATGACTGA
- a CDS encoding glycosyltransferase, whose protein sequence is MKKVLHVITNFAAVGGAEMMLSRLIQAQPDCQHYVVALMQINQTYHAALQQCAAHYALHWNGLNTLQSIFKLRKIIQDIQPDVIQGWMYHANVLTTLSTMGLKTKPPVFWGIHHSLASPKEESRSTKIALQLSRYLSSFASGIIYCAQSALQQHQAFGFRNPRQLVIPNGIELERFQFRSFSEHSPLVVGFAGRFHPAKGYAYLLETIVRLRGYPVRFKIAGRGANLDNPELHALLEQHQVDFNQIELLDQVEDMPNFYASLDLFLMTSITEGFPNVLVEAMASGVPCITTDVGDAGLIVADTGYVVPPRDATQMAASILQYLELSVQEKQQKQNNARSRIEENFTIQAIRQNYLHVWNIA, encoded by the coding sequence GTGAAAAAAGTCTTGCATGTGATTACCAATTTTGCGGCGGTGGGTGGTGCAGAAATGATGCTGTCACGGCTGATTCAGGCACAGCCAGATTGCCAGCATTATGTGGTGGCATTGATGCAAATTAATCAGACCTATCATGCAGCTTTACAGCAGTGTGCAGCACATTATGCCCTGCACTGGAATGGTCTGAATACCCTGCAAAGCATTTTCAAGTTACGCAAAATCATCCAGGATATTCAACCCGATGTGATCCAGGGCTGGATGTACCATGCCAATGTACTCACCACGTTGAGCACGATGGGTTTGAAAACTAAACCGCCTGTCTTTTGGGGCATCCATCATTCCTTGGCTTCACCCAAAGAAGAATCGCGCAGTACCAAAATAGCACTGCAACTCAGTCGTTATTTATCGAGTTTTGCCAGCGGTATTATTTATTGTGCGCAGTCGGCTTTGCAGCAGCATCAGGCCTTTGGTTTTCGCAATCCTCGGCAGCTGGTCATTCCAAACGGGATTGAACTTGAGCGTTTTCAGTTTCGCTCTTTTAGCGAACATTCACCCTTAGTGGTGGGCTTTGCCGGGCGTTTTCATCCAGCCAAAGGTTATGCTTATCTGCTGGAAACCATTGTGCGATTACGTGGCTATCCGGTGCGGTTTAAAATTGCCGGACGGGGGGCAAATCTGGACAATCCTGAGCTGCATGCACTTCTGGAGCAGCATCAGGTGGATTTCAACCAGATTGAGCTGCTGGATCAGGTCGAGGATATGCCAAATTTTTACGCCTCTCTCGACCTGTTCCTGATGACTTCCATCACTGAAGGTTTTCCGAATGTGCTGGTCGAAGCCATGGCCTCAGGTGTGCCTTGCATCACAACAGATGTTGGGGATGCCGGATTGATTGTTGCAGATACAGGCTATGTCGTGCCGCCACGCGACGCTACACAGATGGCCGCCTCGATTCTTCAATATCTAGAACTGTCAGTGCAAGAAAAACAACAAAAGCAAAATAACGCTAGAAGCCGGATAGAAGAAAATTTTACAATACAGGCCATTCGCCAGAACTATCTGCATGTGTGGAACATTGCCTAA
- a CDS encoding DegT/DnrJ/EryC1/StrS family aminotransferase, which yields MLNTAFESWPSFTQEEADAVAKVLLSNRVNYWTGQECREFEKEFAQFAGTQYAVALANGTVALDVALKALDIGAGDDVIVTSRTFLASASSIVTAGANPVFADVELDSQNISRRSIEAVLTPNTKAIICVHLAGWMCDMDPIMQLAKEKGLYVIEDCAQAHGAKYKGQSAGSIGHICAWSFCQDKIMSTGGEGGMVTTNDETLWKKMWSYKDHGKNYDSVYHKQHAPGFRWLHDSFGTNWRMMEMQAVIGRIQLKRMAEWTAKRTENAEQILAAFAHSPYFSVHRPSKEYVHAQYKCYVQVNTNALPLGWSRDRIMQEINALGVPCFSGSCSEVYLEHAFDETPWRPAQRLPNAQQLGETSLMFLVHPTLSAASMAKTRSAIQNVIEKIATS from the coding sequence ATGTTAAACACTGCATTTGAGTCGTGGCCAAGCTTTACCCAGGAAGAAGCGGATGCTGTTGCCAAAGTTTTACTGTCGAATCGGGTCAACTATTGGACCGGGCAAGAATGCCGTGAATTTGAAAAAGAATTTGCCCAGTTTGCCGGTACACAATATGCGGTGGCTTTGGCCAATGGTACGGTGGCACTCGATGTCGCACTCAAAGCTTTGGACATCGGCGCTGGGGATGACGTGATTGTCACCTCGCGCACCTTTTTGGCTTCAGCCAGCTCGATTGTGACGGCAGGTGCGAATCCGGTCTTTGCTGATGTTGAATTGGACTCACAAAACATTTCCCGACGTAGCATTGAAGCGGTGCTGACCCCGAATACTAAGGCGATTATTTGTGTACATCTGGCGGGATGGATGTGCGATATGGATCCGATCATGCAACTGGCCAAAGAAAAAGGTCTGTATGTGATCGAAGACTGTGCCCAGGCACATGGGGCAAAGTATAAAGGTCAATCAGCCGGTTCAATCGGTCATATCTGTGCATGGTCATTTTGTCAGGACAAGATCATGAGCACCGGTGGTGAAGGTGGCATGGTCACCACCAATGATGAAACTCTTTGGAAAAAAATGTGGTCCTATAAAGATCACGGCAAGAATTACGACAGTGTTTATCATAAACAGCATGCACCGGGATTTCGCTGGTTGCATGATTCGTTTGGTACCAACTGGCGTATGATGGAAATGCAGGCGGTGATCGGGCGCATTCAGCTCAAACGCATGGCAGAATGGACCGCAAAACGTACTGAAAATGCTGAACAGATTTTAGCAGCTTTTGCACACAGTCCTTATTTCAGTGTGCATCGACCCTCAAAAGAGTATGTTCACGCGCAATATAAATGCTATGTGCAGGTCAATACTAATGCCTTACCACTAGGCTGGTCACGCGATCGGATTATGCAGGAAATCAATGCACTAGGCGTGCCGTGTTTTAGCGGTTCCTGTTCGGAAGTATATTTAGAGCATGCTTTTGACGAGACACCATGGCGTCCAGCTCAGCGCCTGCCAAATGCCCAGCAGCTTGGAGAAACCAGCCTGATGTTTCTGGTTCATCCAACCCTCAGTGCTGCCAGTATGGCAAAAACCCGATCCGCGATTCAGAACGTAATCGAGAAAATTGCTACGTCTTAA
- a CDS encoding UDP-N-acetylglucosamine 4,6-dehydratase: protein MSVDIQLELIGRSQELFVQDIDDWNHELIEIVSTSKFLVLGGAGSIGQAVVKEIFKRNPKKLHVVDISENNLTELVRDLRSSFGYIDGDFQTFALDIGSVEYDAYIQHEGHFDYVLNLSALKHVRSEKDPFTLMRMIHVNILNTEKTIQQAIEIGVKKYFCVSTDKAANPVNMMGGSKRIMEMFLMRQSQFIDISAARFANVAFSDGSLLHGFNQRIQKLQPIAAPNDIRRYFVTPKESGELCLMSCLLGENRDIFFPKLSEHLHLITFSEIAVKYLQHLGYEPYLCQTEEEARRLVQTLPQQGQWPCLFAPSNTTGEKDFEEFFTDQEVLDIQRFTNLGVIKNKLNIEEEKLQVFENKINELLMQKQWDKETIVELFNYMLPNFGHKETGLYLDGKM, encoded by the coding sequence ATGTCTGTAGATATTCAATTAGAGTTGATTGGTCGATCGCAAGAACTCTTTGTACAAGATATTGATGACTGGAACCATGAATTAATTGAAATTGTTTCGACATCAAAATTTCTGGTTTTAGGTGGAGCGGGCTCCATTGGCCAGGCCGTCGTAAAAGAAATTTTTAAAAGAAATCCTAAAAAACTCCATGTAGTGGATATCTCGGAAAATAACCTGACGGAACTGGTCCGTGATTTGCGCAGCTCTTTTGGCTATATCGATGGTGATTTTCAGACCTTCGCTTTAGATATTGGCTCTGTTGAATATGATGCCTATATCCAGCATGAAGGTCATTTTGATTATGTATTAAATCTGTCTGCCTTAAAGCATGTGCGTAGTGAAAAAGACCCTTTTACGCTGATGCGGATGATTCATGTCAATATTTTAAATACTGAAAAAACTATTCAGCAAGCTATTGAAATTGGAGTAAAAAAATACTTCTGTGTCTCTACCGATAAGGCAGCCAATCCGGTCAATATGATGGGTGGATCCAAGCGTATTATGGAAATGTTTCTGATGCGCCAAAGTCAGTTTATTGATATTTCAGCAGCCCGCTTTGCCAATGTGGCTTTTTCTGATGGCTCTTTGCTGCATGGATTTAACCAGCGCATTCAGAAGTTACAGCCGATTGCAGCACCTAATGATATCCGCCGCTATTTTGTCACTCCTAAAGAGTCCGGTGAGCTGTGCCTGATGTCTTGTTTGCTCGGTGAAAATCGTGACATCTTCTTTCCTAAGTTGAGTGAACATCTGCATCTGATTACTTTCTCTGAAATTGCAGTGAAATATTTACAGCATTTGGGTTATGAGCCGTATCTGTGTCAAACAGAGGAAGAAGCCCGACGTCTGGTTCAAACATTGCCCCAACAGGGGCAATGGCCGTGTTTGTTTGCACCAAGTAATACGACTGGTGAAAAAGATTTTGAGGAGTTTTTTACCGATCAGGAAGTGCTGGATATACAGCGTTTTACTAATCTCGGAGTGATTAAAAATAAACTAAATATCGAAGAAGAAAAACTGCAAGTTTTTGAAAATAAAATCAATGAATTATTAATGCAAAAACAGTGGGATAAAGAAACCATTGTCGAATTATTTAACTATATGTTGCCAAATTTTGGCCATAAAGAAACTGGATTATATTTGGACGGTAAAATGTAA
- a CDS encoding lipopolysaccharide biosynthesis protein, which produces MALKLNLAVNYLSQLYNGLIGIVVMPLYLAYLGGEAYGLIAFFTLLQSWFYLLDIGLSQTLIRETVRYKSGQLQAATYQKLYRSIHLIFLALSITGVSVLLLMSQQIAHSWLKIASLPLDEVMTCLQIMFVSIGLRCLGGIYRGVLQGFEKIVWISSFNIILNTLRFIVVLPVMYFTEYSIQVFFKYQLIVALLEFSVLLLAHQRILKLMQETTTQQPVDEPGYLPRIIKFALFSGASSMLWVFVSQSDKMLLSGILPLSEYGYFSIAILLASVIYMVSTPVSNVILPRLTALHAEQQIERLNQTYRQVAQFVTVLVGTIAITVFWNAETIIRLWSGNPQLSSHVADILRLYMIGNTFLALNAFTYYIQYAFGQVKYHFWGNLLFVSLMLPLMYYAAQHYGGIGAGYVWMSLHVLWFFSWTLWINRKFLEHPLSWTWSVLQILLGSFAFSYMLHEGIVWLQPWLGNAFLQVLQLMVFGGLVLLCALCFIAAFRTKMKTLLKLRQ; this is translated from the coding sequence GTGGCGCTCAAGCTCAATCTCGCGGTCAATTATCTTAGTCAGCTGTATAATGGCCTGATCGGCATCGTGGTGATGCCATTGTATCTGGCCTATCTGGGCGGTGAGGCTTATGGCCTGATCGCCTTTTTTACTCTGTTGCAGTCCTGGTTTTATTTGTTGGATATTGGCCTGAGCCAAACCTTGATCCGCGAAACCGTGCGTTATAAAAGTGGCCAGTTGCAGGCAGCGACCTATCAAAAGCTTTATCGCAGTATCCATCTGATTTTTTTAGCCCTGTCGATTACGGGTGTGAGCGTGCTGCTGTTGATGTCGCAACAGATCGCGCATTCCTGGCTAAAAATTGCCAGTTTACCTCTCGATGAAGTGATGACTTGTTTGCAGATCATGTTTGTCAGTATCGGACTGCGTTGTCTGGGTGGCATTTATCGCGGCGTGCTGCAGGGTTTTGAGAAGATCGTCTGGATCAGCAGTTTTAATATCATCCTCAACACCTTGCGTTTTATTGTGGTATTGCCGGTGATGTATTTCACTGAATACAGCATTCAGGTATTTTTTAAATACCAGTTGATAGTGGCTCTGCTGGAGTTTAGCGTGTTGTTGCTTGCCCATCAGCGTATTCTGAAATTGATGCAAGAGACAACAACCCAGCAACCTGTAGATGAACCGGGTTATTTGCCCAGAATCATTAAGTTTGCGTTGTTTTCCGGCGCGAGCAGCATGCTTTGGGTGTTTGTCTCGCAGTCGGACAAAATGTTGCTCTCCGGAATTCTGCCGTTAAGCGAATATGGCTATTTTTCGATCGCGATTTTGCTGGCTAGCGTGATTTATATGGTGTCGACACCGGTGAGCAATGTGATTCTACCGCGTTTGACCGCCTTACATGCTGAACAGCAGATCGAACGATTAAATCAAACTTACCGACAGGTCGCGCAGTTTGTCACCGTGCTGGTGGGAACCATCGCGATTACCGTGTTTTGGAATGCGGAAACCATTATTCGCTTATGGTCAGGTAATCCACAGCTCAGCAGCCATGTGGCGGATATTCTGCGCCTGTATATGATTGGAAATACCTTTCTGGCGCTGAATGCCTTTACCTATTACATCCAGTACGCTTTTGGTCAGGTTAAATACCATTTTTGGGGCAATCTGTTGTTTGTCAGTCTGATGCTGCCGTTGATGTACTATGCCGCGCAGCATTATGGTGGCATCGGTGCCGGGTATGTCTGGATGAGCTTGCATGTGCTGTGGTTTTTTAGTTGGACCCTGTGGATCAACCGTAAATTCCTGGAACATCCTTTGAGTTGGACCTGGTCAGTGCTGCAAATTCTGCTGGGCAGTTTTGCCTTTTCTTATATGCTGCATGAAGGGATAGTCTGGTTGCAGCCTTGGCTGGGCAATGCCTTCCTGCAAGTGCTGCAGTTGATGGTTTTTGGTGGGCTGGTGCTGCTGTGTGCACTCTGCTTTATTGCAGCATTCCGCACAAAAATGAAAACCTTGCTGAAATTGAGGCAATAA
- a CDS encoding glycosyltransferase family 4 protein, translated as MSFLIIASYLPSVLNFRGKLLEAIAAKNIQVHVACPDMDSYTEEKAKLLQLGYVLHDIPMQRTGTNPVRDLGTLWALLQLIRQIKPDTVLAYTIKPVIYGMLAASLAKVPNRFALITGLGYAFQNVEAGAQRSIFQRLVHGLYAQALKHTHKVFFQNPDDLALFQKMQLLNPAVPTVVVNGSGVNVAEFELMPLPKGLNGQPKSSFLLIARLLADKGVREYAEAARQIKQQYPEAEFHLVGWIDDNPTAILQTELDRWIADGRLQFWGKLSDVKPAIAASSVYVLPSYREGTPRTVLEAMAMGRAIITTDAPGCRETVVNGENGFLVPVKSVEALVQAMENFIQQPDLIQDMGQQSRAVAMNKYDVHRVNAHMMREMGM; from the coding sequence ATGAGCTTTTTGATTATCGCCAGTTATTTGCCATCGGTACTGAATTTTCGTGGCAAGCTGCTTGAAGCGATTGCAGCCAAAAACATTCAGGTGCATGTCGCTTGCCCGGATATGGATAGTTATACCGAAGAAAAAGCCAAGCTACTGCAGCTTGGTTATGTGTTGCATGATATTCCGATGCAACGCACGGGCACCAACCCTGTGCGTGATTTGGGGACCTTGTGGGCCTTGTTGCAGCTCATACGTCAGATCAAACCGGATACCGTGCTGGCCTATACCATTAAACCGGTGATCTACGGCATGTTGGCTGCTTCGCTGGCGAAAGTGCCGAATCGTTTTGCCCTGATTACCGGATTAGGTTATGCCTTTCAAAATGTGGAGGCAGGTGCTCAGCGCAGCATTTTTCAGCGTCTGGTGCATGGCCTCTATGCGCAGGCTTTAAAACATACGCACAAGGTGTTCTTCCAGAATCCGGATGATTTAGCCCTGTTCCAAAAAATGCAGTTGCTTAATCCCGCCGTACCTACAGTCGTGGTGAATGGTTCAGGGGTCAATGTCGCAGAATTTGAACTGATGCCTTTACCTAAAGGCTTAAATGGTCAGCCCAAATCATCTTTCTTATTGATTGCGCGTTTGTTGGCAGATAAAGGCGTACGTGAGTATGCGGAAGCCGCTCGGCAGATCAAACAGCAGTATCCGGAAGCGGAGTTCCATTTGGTGGGCTGGATTGATGATAATCCAACAGCCATTCTTCAGACTGAACTGGATCGCTGGATTGCCGATGGTCGTCTTCAGTTCTGGGGTAAGCTCAGTGATGTAAAACCTGCAATTGCGGCGAGTTCCGTGTATGTATTGCCGTCATACCGTGAAGGCACGCCACGAACCGTTCTGGAAGCGATGGCGATGGGCCGTGCGATTATTACCACCGATGCTCCGGGATGCCGGGAAACCGTAGTGAATGGGGAAAATGGTTTTCTGGTGCCGGTGAAATCAGTTGAGGCTTTGGTTCAGGCCATGGAAAATTTTATTCAACAACCCGATTTAATACAGGACATGGGACAACAGTCACGGGCAGTCGCGATGAATAAATATGATGTGCATCGTGTCAATGCACACATGATGCGTGAAATGGGAATGTAA
- a CDS encoding acetyltransferase, whose protein sequence is MTDFYAVYGAAGCGRSLMPVAREQLARSGIQAELYFIDDSLTQATEINGHPAVNYQTFKALQGANKFVLIAIANSQIREKIAQRLQSDNIQLWSVQANNTIIMDEVDMAPGAALSPFVTLGSNIKIGQCFHANLYSYVEHDCVIGDYVTFAPGVKCNGNIHIEDHAYIGAGAVIKQGTPDEPLVIGQGAIVGMGAVVTKSVPPGVTVVGNPARTLKK, encoded by the coding sequence ATGACTGATTTCTATGCGGTGTATGGTGCAGCGGGTTGTGGACGTAGTTTAATGCCGGTTGCCAGAGAGCAACTGGCCCGTTCGGGTATTCAGGCTGAGCTTTATTTTATTGATGACAGTTTGACGCAAGCTACTGAAATCAATGGTCATCCCGCTGTGAACTATCAGACGTTTAAAGCACTGCAAGGTGCCAATAAATTTGTACTAATCGCGATTGCCAACAGCCAAATCCGTGAAAAAATTGCGCAACGTTTACAATCTGACAATATACAGCTCTGGTCAGTACAAGCCAACAATACCATCATCATGGATGAAGTAGACATGGCACCGGGTGCCGCACTGAGTCCATTCGTTACTCTCGGTTCAAATATTAAAATCGGTCAGTGTTTTCACGCCAATTTATACAGCTATGTGGAACATGACTGTGTGATTGGTGATTACGTGACCTTTGCACCGGGGGTAAAATGTAACGGCAATATCCATATTGAAGATCATGCCTATATTGGTGCGGGTGCGGTGATTAAACAGGGGACGCCTGATGAGCCTTTGGTCATTGGTCAAGGTGCTATTGTCGGTATGGGGGCGGTGGTGACCAAAAGTGTACCGCCGGGTGTGACGGTGGTGGGGAATCCTGCCCGTACATTAAAGAAATAA